In the Neospora caninum Liverpool complete genome, chromosome Ia genome, one interval contains:
- a CDS encoding protein arginine methyltransferase, related codes for MMSTSSSLPCASQDTQPRADGSLVDVRDITSFYCTVFPFKADSMQFVRGAVGQVAKNSRGSGSQVYVDLFRATSGSGHPTVSFSNPGETKMHIPLAHVQRLSPKTVMCCPLFNGATGGSFSSVVGTRIAKLPGQDHTGGSEASGLPGSDTPSAIDAIFGLEFQDEATANTFFTEWGRIRNQTPGVEGVDRSVAGVRTVPNKRPMGGHMGEMDASVVETYFQYYGKMANQMNMLQDTVRTTTYQRAIVENRADFEGKVVMDVGAGSGILSFFAAQAGAKKVYAVEASNMAATLALLCQGNPVLGNRIQIINKPLESIEDSEVPEKVDVLISEPIGTLLFNERMIETYLSARDRFLKPGGKMFPSKCSLYVAPFADYVLHSDMMNKCNFWKQTQFCGVDLSNALEVAMVEQFRQPIVDYIDPSLLLAPAHYKEFDFTKISRKSLEEITIDFSFTVSSPTLVHGVAGWFDVVFEGSEKIVSFSTSPYSPPTHWFQSRVVMRHPLAVNPNQPVFGRLHMRGNKQQSYFLDVLLALQDCNVSTSQKNVDLKDPDYRYYTNPGHSYFPNGQQVGYAQAQMPASVPAAENAFASAQWASFSSCASQLDVSDPNGAGDCVAGPSAGLGDGEEEADGDGALPGKKRFSPCFDQTGNGGRTEGSMSVDLGVAAANAEISQVFSGR; via the exons ATGATGAGCACTTCCAGCAGCCTGCCTTGTGCTTCCCAGGACACACAACCTCGGGCTGATGGATCGCTAGTGGACGTCCGAGACATCACGTCGTTCTACTGCACTGTCTTTCCCTTCAAAGCCGACAGCATGCAGTTCGTTCGAGGTGCGGTTGGTCAAGTGGCCAAGAATTCACGCGGTTCTGGGTCTCAAGTGTATGTCGACCTTTTCCGAGCGACCTCGGGAAGCGGCCACCCgaccgtctctttttccaaTCCGGGGGAAACAAAGATGCATATCCCCCTGGCTCACGTCCAACGTCTGTCTCCAAAAACTGTTATGTGTTGCCCACTTTTCAATGGCGCGACGGGAggctccttttcttcggtAGTGGGGACGAGGATCGCAAAGTTACCCGGACAAGACCATACCGGAGGATCTGAGGCAAGTGGTCTGCCTGGATCAGACACTCCTTCAGCAATTGATGCTATTTTCGGCCTCGAATTTCAAGATGAGGCCACGGCGAATACGTTCTTTACAGAATGGGGCCGCATTCGGAACCAAACTCCAGGCGTCGAAGGCGTGGATCGCAGCGTtgcgggtgtacgtacagtgCCCAATAAACGACCAATGGGAGGGCATATGGGGGAAATGGATGCTTCTGTGGTAGAGACCTACTTTCAGTACTATGGGAAAATGGCAAACCAGATGAATATGCTGCAAGACACAGTGCGGACCACAACGTACCAACGAGCGATCGTCGAAAATCGTGCAGATTTCGAAGGAAAAGTTGTCATGGATGTCGGAGCCGGCTCCGGcattctctccttctttgccGCCCAGGCCGGCGCCAAGAAAGT GTACGCGGTCGAGGCAAGCAATATGGCAGCGACACTGGCCCTGTTATGCCAAGGAAACCCTGTCCTCGGCAATCGCATTCAAATCATAAACAAACCATTAGAAAGCATCGAGGACAGCGAGGTTCCCGAGAAGGTTGACGTCCTCATTTCCGAGCCCATTGGGACTCTCCTCTTCAACGAAAGAATGATTGAGACATACCTCTCCGCCCGAGATCGCTTCCTCAAACCAGGAG GCAAAATGTTTCCAAGCAAATGCTCCCTCTACGTTGCACCGTTTGCGGACTACGTGCTCCACTCCGACATGATGAACAAATGCAACTTTTGGAAGCAGACGCAGTTCTGTGGCGTGGACCTCTCGAATGCGCTCGAGGTCGCCATGGTCGAGCAGTTTCGTCAGCCCATTGTCG ATTACATTgatccttcgcttctccttgCACCTGCGCACTACAAAGAATTCGACTTCACGAAGATTTCGCGGAAATCTCTGGAAGAG attaCCATCGATTTTTCCTTCACAGTCAGCAGTCCCACCCTCGTTCACGGAGTCGCAG GCTGGTTCGACGTCGTCTTTGAGGGCTCCGAGAAGATCGTCAGTTTTAGCACCTCTCCGTACTCTCCCCCGACCCACTGGTTCCAGTCGCGCGTCGTCATGCGACATCCCCTCGCTGTAAATCCGAACCAACCAGTGTTTGGCCGCCTGCACATGCGAGGCAACAAGCAGCAGAGCTACTTCCTCGatgtccttctcgccctccaaGACTGCAACGTTTCGACTTCTCAAAAGAACGTCGACCTGAAG GACCCAGACTACCGGTACTACACGAATCCCGGACATAGTTACTTCCCAAACGGCCAGCAAGTGGGGTATGCGCAGGCGCAGATGCCCGCCAGCGTCCCTGCCGCCGAGAACGCCTTCGCGTCAGCCCAGTgggcctcgttctcctcgtgCGCCTCTCAACTGGACGTCTCAGACCCGAATGGCGCGGGGGACTGCGTGGCGGGGCCCAGTGCGGGGCtaggagacggcgaagaggaagccgaCGGGGACGGGGCTCTTCCGGGGAAAAAGAGGTTCTCGCCTTGCTTTGACCAAACTGGGAACGGAGGGAGGACCGAAGGCAGCATGAGTGTGGACTTGGGCGTAGCAGCAGCTAACGCGGAAATCAGCCAAGTTTTCTCGGGGCGGTAA
- a CDS encoding putative der1-like family domain-containing protein,conserved, with protein sequence MDPLPHGVGSGGGYPSNGPEAWFYSLPPVTRAVTCITFACTLLSSIELMPARLLILDWELVSQKLQVWRLLTNVLYIGRFSLGWVLHMYMWTQVSSDLENNAVFVQASKGAYLYFIVLQTLCLDFISLLFFWPTGLHLLGGSLLFAVLYYWSRRESYTPVSIYFLTVQGHQLPFVLLLLHLLMGKDLWSDAIGLLSGHIYYFFREILPAQGGADLLSYTPKIFDRLAERLSNRPEIGRRPTSRTGVVSGGSGGGGPGGPGGNSWGGSVRPRPAAGGGSSGTQAFTGRGYRIGSD encoded by the exons ATGGACCCGCTCCCCCACGGAGTGGGCAGTGGCGGTGGCTATCCGTCGAATGGCCCTGAAGCGTGGTTCTACTCCCTCCCTCCGGTGACCCGTGCGGTCACGTGCATCACGTTCGCTTGCACTCTGCTGTCGTCTATTGAGTTGATGCCCGCTCGTCTGTTAATTTTGGACTGGGAGTTGGTTTCTCAGAAGCTTCAGGTCTGGAGGCTGCTCACGAACGTCTTATACATTGGCAGGTTCTCTCTAGGTTGGGTTCTCCATATGTACATGTGGACCCAAGTTAGTTCCGATCTCGAGAACAATGCCGTGTTCGTTCAAGCTAGCAAAGGGGCGTACCTTTACTTCATCGTACTCCAGACCCTCTGTCTAGACTTcatctctctgctcttctttTGGCCCACGG GCCTTCACTTGCTGGGtggctctctcctgttcgcTGTTCTCTACTACTGGAGCCGCCGCGAGTCGTACACTCCAGTGTCTATTTATTTTCTGACTGTCCAGGGCCACCAGCTGCCTTTCGTTCTGCTCCTTCTGCATCTTTTGATGGGAAAGGATCTCTGGTCTGACGCCatcggccttctctccggccaCATTTACTACTTCTTTAGGGAGATTTTACCAGCTCAAG GCGGCGCAGACTTACTGAGTTACACCCCCAAAATTTTCGACCGGCTGGCAGAAAGGCTTTCGAACCGTCCGGAAATCGGCAGAAGACCAACCAGCCGAACCGGAGTAGTCTCAGGCGGTTCGGGTGGAGGCGGGCCAGGTGGCCCTGGCGGCAACAGCTGGGGAGGTTCTGTCAGGCCGCGACCTGCTGCAGGCGGTGGATCCTCGGGAACCCAAGCATTTACGGGGCGTGGCTATCGAATAGGGTCAGACTAG